One segment of Nostoc piscinale CENA21 DNA contains the following:
- the purF gene encoding amidophosphoribosyltransferase, producing the protein MIPIDSVTSDEYPESNFNSNNDRPDKPEEACGVFGLYAPGEDVAKLTYFGLYALQHRGQESAGIATFEGTKVHLHKDMGLVSQVFNESILEELPGNLAVGHTRYSTTGSSRKVNAQPAVVETRLGNLALAHNGNLVNTTQLRDELLKSNFNLVTTTDSEMIAFAIAEAVNAGADWLDGAIQAFHRCQGAFSLVIGTPVGVMGTRDPNGIRPLVIGTVGTNPVRYVLSSETCGLDIIGAEYLRDVEPGELVWITEEGLASYHWSQQPQRKLCIFEMIYFARPDSVMHNETLYSYRMRLGRQLAAESNVEADIVFGVPDSGIPAAIGFSQASGVSYGEGLIKNRYVGRTFIQPTQTMRESGIRMKLNPLKDVLAGKRVVIVDDSIVRGTTSRKLVKALRDAGAAEVHMRISSPPVTHPCFYGIDTDSQDQLIAATKSVEEIAQQLEVESLAYLSWEGMLKATGEDTNSFCSACFTGDYPVAIPEQVKRSKLILEKVVV; encoded by the coding sequence ATGATTCCTATTGATTCCGTTACTTCGGATGAATACCCCGAATCCAATTTCAACTCAAATAATGACCGTCCTGACAAGCCCGAAGAAGCTTGCGGTGTCTTTGGACTTTACGCACCAGGAGAAGACGTTGCCAAACTAACCTACTTTGGATTGTATGCCCTCCAGCACAGGGGTCAAGAGTCTGCTGGAATTGCTACCTTTGAGGGTACAAAAGTCCATCTGCACAAAGATATGGGCTTGGTGTCTCAAGTATTCAACGAATCGATTTTAGAAGAGTTGCCCGGAAATCTCGCTGTTGGTCATACTCGCTATTCCACCACTGGTTCTAGTCGCAAAGTTAACGCCCAGCCTGCTGTGGTTGAGACTCGCTTAGGTAATCTTGCTCTTGCACATAATGGGAATCTTGTCAATACAACACAATTGCGTGATGAATTGCTTAAAAGCAATTTTAACTTAGTCACAACAACTGACTCAGAAATGATTGCCTTTGCGATCGCCGAAGCAGTCAACGCTGGTGCAGATTGGTTAGACGGGGCAATTCAAGCGTTTCACCGTTGCCAAGGAGCCTTTAGTTTAGTTATTGGCACACCTGTTGGGGTAATGGGAACCCGTGATCCTAATGGTATTCGTCCTTTAGTAATTGGGACTGTTGGGACAAATCCTGTACGTTATGTATTGTCTTCCGAAACTTGTGGTTTAGACATTATTGGCGCTGAATACCTGCGCGATGTCGAACCGGGAGAATTAGTTTGGATAACCGAAGAAGGTTTGGCTTCTTACCACTGGAGTCAGCAGCCGCAACGTAAATTGTGCATCTTTGAAATGATTTACTTTGCCCGTCCTGATAGCGTTATGCACAATGAAACTTTATACAGCTATAGGATGCGCTTAGGAAGACAACTGGCTGCCGAATCGAATGTCGAAGCCGATATTGTGTTTGGCGTACCTGATTCTGGTATCCCCGCAGCGATCGGATTTTCTCAAGCTTCCGGCGTTAGTTATGGCGAAGGCTTGATTAAAAATCGCTACGTTGGACGCACCTTTATTCAACCAACTCAAACTATGCGCGAGTCTGGTATTCGGATGAAACTCAATCCTCTTAAAGATGTATTGGCGGGTAAAAGAGTTGTAATTGTAGATGATTCAATTGTGCGGGGTACAACCAGCCGCAAATTAGTCAAAGCCTTGCGTGATGCGGGTGCGGCTGAAGTCCACATGCGAATTTCTTCACCGCCTGTCACTCATCCTTGCTTTTATGGGATTGATACCGATAGCCAAGATCAGTTAATTGCGGCTACCAAATCTGTTGAGGAAATTGCCCAACAACTAGAAGTAGAGTCCCTCGCCTACCTGAGTTGGGAAGGAATGCTCAAAGCCACAGGAGAAGACACCAATAGTTTTTGTTCTGCCTGCTTTACAGGAGATTACCCAGTCGCTATTCCTGAACAAGTGAAGCGTTCTAAGTTGATTTTAGAGAAGGTGGTAGTTTAG
- a CDS encoding MBOAT family O-acyltransferase, with product MNFISISYGIFLLSILGIYWTVAEQKWRLWILLIASIAFYASWSIQYIPLLLALTFINFRLGREIGKNTSPGEHNLDWRISNEDWQYANADWNSRRLKLLSLGVILNVLLLLGFKYISPILNLAFPIQSSSPETSFKVIAPLGISFFTFECIAYLIDVYRGAPATDHFLKFATYKLFFAKLISGPITRYHNLATQFNTLQFPTAERVAEALWLIARGVIKKGLLADNLGIFVDLCFGNLQRAGSTDLWLATFAYGLQLYLDFNGYVDIARGTALLFGLVLPENFDFPYFSTSIADFWRRWHITLGDWLRNYVYFPLGGSRRGLMRTCWNLFLVMVIAGIWHGSAWGFFVWGIIHGIALAVHRLTDDLSDRNEKLAQFWQNPFGIFIAWLLTQLMVFTSWIWFRLPNLQDSSLVIQHLWGHTADAQFAQKVYVEALTISPYQLSWLLGILAALMGLVYAVNGRLKLELNWPIKLVFVPLCFYIVWLLAPEGGLPYIYFDF from the coding sequence ATGAACTTTATTTCAATTTCCTACGGGATATTTTTACTGAGTATATTAGGCATCTACTGGACTGTTGCTGAACAAAAATGGCGATTGTGGATTTTATTAATTGCCAGTATTGCTTTTTATGCTTCTTGGAGTATTCAATACATCCCACTGTTATTAGCATTGACCTTTATTAACTTTCGCTTGGGTAGAGAAATTGGCAAAAATACTTCTCCGGGAGAGCATAATCTTGATTGGCGCATATCTAATGAAGATTGGCAGTATGCTAATGCTGATTGGAATAGTCGTCGTCTAAAATTATTATCGCTAGGCGTAATCTTAAATGTTCTATTACTACTGGGTTTTAAATATATTTCGCCGATATTAAACTTGGCTTTTCCTATCCAATCAAGTTCACCAGAAACATCTTTTAAAGTTATTGCACCGTTGGGAATTTCATTTTTTACCTTTGAGTGTATTGCTTATTTAATCGATGTTTATCGTGGCGCTCCGGCTACTGACCATTTTCTCAAATTTGCCACATATAAACTCTTTTTTGCTAAACTAATTTCCGGGCCAATTACGCGCTATCACAACTTAGCAACTCAATTTAATACACTGCAATTTCCCACAGCCGAGAGAGTCGCTGAAGCATTATGGTTAATTGCTAGAGGTGTAATCAAAAAAGGACTCTTGGCAGATAACTTGGGGATTTTTGTTGATTTATGTTTTGGGAATTTGCAACGTGCAGGTAGTACTGATTTGTGGTTGGCGACTTTTGCCTATGGTTTGCAACTGTATTTAGATTTTAATGGCTATGTAGATATTGCCCGTGGTACAGCGTTGCTATTTGGTTTAGTTTTGCCAGAAAATTTTGATTTTCCTTACTTCAGTACTAGCATTGCTGATTTTTGGCGACGCTGGCACATAACATTAGGTGACTGGTTGCGGAACTATGTTTATTTCCCTTTGGGTGGTTCTCGCCGTGGTTTGATGCGTACCTGCTGGAATTTATTCCTGGTGATGGTAATTGCAGGTATTTGGCACGGTTCCGCCTGGGGTTTCTTTGTGTGGGGTATAATCCACGGTATTGCTTTAGCAGTACATCGCCTTACAGATGATTTGAGCGATCGCAACGAAAAACTAGCCCAATTCTGGCAAAATCCCTTTGGTATATTTATCGCTTGGCTATTGACACAGTTAATGGTTTTCACTTCTTGGATTTGGTTTCGTTTACCCAATCTCCAAGATTCTTCGTTAGTAATTCAGCACCTTTGGGGTCACACTGCTGACGCACAGTTCGCCCAAAAAGTATATGTAGAAGCTCTAACAATTAGCCCTTATCAACTCTCTTGGCTGTTGGGAATTTTAGCGGCTTTGATGGGCTTGGTCTATGCTGTGAATGGCCGATTAAAACTAGAGTTAAACTGGCCTATAAAACTGGTTTTCGTACCCTTATGTTTTTATATTGTCTGGTTACTAGCCCCCGAAGGCGGTCTACCTTACATATATTTTGATTTTTAG
- a CDS encoding DUF1574 family protein has translation MKKLLVDSQQILVQWVSQATGINTFGVKVRLRGNDLHILCEATECPLRWRTLADLLHALQQTDLDVLTNNEQPSIYQVLVYGRKKGENRPQWCHRVHLNQLDKHLEQVEQALKDAEASQPGGSLIISNESLARRGDPNAIAHYLSETLSSLGVGVQVKIKPHQPKDKNQAATNRLWVFCQSVYSPDSSLLAETIAQKLRLLKLTGYQDAVITAQVSGETNNDWVLRVDLTPPEVMLKEWARWGDVQAIARLLTEVLLEFKVTVQASLKESTLHLFCSPAFDPLEDAPAPDKTQCLDIIVSHLEAIAPQGILGATIYGQKTAQKQPAWIDWISLPASQHPALATSALELAISGDEPATHFLLERLLNTDLEWRLKTGGIRVLLLHKGDLLHIMCDAPVCPNRKQVANKVTQFVRQLKLPGITGVRVYGRRAGNKEPVWHHGVDFVQRQRLVPEATPEFAATSEYVGELIVKDGQEPIFRPDLTSEEVQNFVTEVARDWIVTTSTAIKNFLLGTQIFTEAGQSTAADPDLQGGLKVAVVWGTLGLLLTLQTDWISGQMVARTLPQTPQVTSVETANAEPKPPAKPKHQEKLELLHNSSGQKLSGSKNSAFNASGFTVNEDDPEATTLTAAPLKEKATASAILLAARSQMPSFNARQLDEQLALYRQQLNIKGSPPDVLIIGSSRALRGVDPAALSKGLAKQGYPNIEVFNFGVNGATAQVVDFIIRQVLETSELPKVILWADGSRAFNSGRDDITFNAIAASPGYQKILEKAQNIDSNEEAANNPAKSPDKQKNTKKPEEITSYQAINNGLNQILGAFSSTYQNRNQLKSLLHQQLDNLPLISDRRPQENKSTDSATESSDDETSLQSVDFDGFLPLSVRFNPARYYQKHPRVTGNYDNDYKSFHIEGNQDAAFQEVLKFTQAQQIPLVFINMPLTAEYLDPIRKKYEQEFQQYMIRLATNPNFIYRDFSQLWPRKNDYFSDPSHLNRFGAYEVSKKLAIDPVIPWPTK, from the coding sequence ATGAAAAAACTCTTAGTAGATAGCCAGCAAATATTAGTGCAATGGGTAAGCCAAGCAACAGGGATTAACACTTTCGGGGTGAAAGTCCGGTTGCGGGGAAATGACCTACACATTCTTTGTGAAGCGACAGAGTGTCCTCTACGCTGGCGCACTCTTGCTGATTTGCTTCACGCACTCCAGCAAACAGATTTAGATGTCTTAACCAATAACGAACAACCCTCAATATACCAAGTATTGGTTTATGGACGGAAAAAGGGCGAAAATCGACCCCAATGGTGTCATCGGGTACATCTAAATCAGTTAGACAAGCATTTAGAACAGGTAGAACAAGCCCTAAAAGATGCAGAAGCATCACAGCCTGGTGGGTCGCTAATTATATCAAATGAGAGTTTAGCCCGTCGCGGCGACCCCAATGCGATCGCTCATTATCTCAGTGAAACTCTCAGTTCTTTGGGTGTGGGAGTCCAAGTCAAAATTAAGCCACACCAACCCAAGGACAAAAATCAAGCCGCAACAAATCGTCTCTGGGTTTTTTGTCAATCTGTCTATAGTCCAGATTCTTCCTTATTAGCCGAAACAATTGCCCAAAAACTGCGACTATTAAAGTTGACGGGCTATCAAGATGCAGTCATTACCGCCCAAGTCAGTGGTGAAACAAATAATGATTGGGTACTGCGGGTAGATTTAACGCCCCCAGAAGTGATGCTGAAAGAATGGGCGCGTTGGGGGGATGTGCAAGCGATCGCTCGGCTTTTAACAGAAGTATTATTAGAATTTAAAGTCACTGTCCAAGCATCACTCAAAGAATCAACTTTACATCTTTTCTGCTCCCCAGCTTTTGATCCTTTAGAAGATGCACCTGCACCCGATAAAACCCAATGTCTGGATATCATCGTATCGCACCTAGAAGCGATCGCACCTCAAGGCATTCTCGGCGCGACGATATACGGTCAAAAAACCGCCCAAAAGCAACCAGCTTGGATTGATTGGATTTCTTTACCTGCTTCCCAACATCCAGCCTTAGCCACTTCCGCTTTAGAATTAGCCATTAGCGGCGATGAACCAGCCACCCATTTTTTATTAGAACGCTTACTTAATACCGATTTGGAATGGCGCTTGAAAACAGGCGGGATACGTGTCCTCTTGCTTCACAAAGGCGACTTGCTGCATATTATGTGTGATGCGCCTGTATGCCCCAACCGCAAACAAGTCGCCAATAAAGTTACCCAGTTTGTCCGGCAATTAAAATTACCTGGAATCACTGGAGTAAGGGTTTACGGTCGTCGCGCGGGCAATAAAGAACCAGTTTGGCATCATGGCGTAGACTTTGTTCAGCGCCAACGTTTAGTACCCGAAGCTACTCCAGAATTTGCGGCAACTTCGGAATATGTCGGTGAACTGATAGTTAAAGACGGTCAAGAACCGATTTTTCGCCCTGATTTAACTTCCGAAGAAGTTCAAAATTTTGTTACAGAAGTCGCGCGAGATTGGATTGTCACCACCAGCACGGCAATTAAAAATTTCCTCTTAGGTACACAAATATTTACCGAAGCTGGTCAGTCAACTGCCGCCGACCCCGATTTACAAGGCGGACTGAAAGTGGCTGTGGTTTGGGGAACATTGGGATTATTACTGACACTGCAAACCGATTGGATTAGCGGTCAAATGGTGGCGCGGACATTACCCCAGACACCACAGGTAACTAGTGTAGAGACTGCCAATGCCGAACCAAAGCCCCCAGCCAAACCCAAACATCAAGAAAAACTCGAATTATTGCATAATTCCTCTGGGCAGAAATTATCAGGGTCGAAAAATTCTGCCTTCAACGCTTCTGGATTTACGGTGAATGAAGATGATCCAGAAGCAACTACTTTAACAGCCGCACCATTAAAAGAAAAAGCTACAGCATCGGCAATTTTATTAGCAGCGCGATCGCAAATGCCCAGTTTTAATGCGCGGCAATTAGATGAACAATTAGCTTTATACCGCCAACAATTGAATATTAAAGGCAGTCCACCAGATGTTTTAATTATTGGTTCTTCGCGGGCTTTGCGCGGCGTTGACCCGGCGGCATTATCCAAAGGTTTAGCCAAACAAGGATATCCCAATATTGAGGTGTTCAATTTTGGGGTGAATGGTGCAACCGCCCAAGTCGTCGATTTTATTATTCGCCAAGTCTTGGAGACATCAGAATTACCCAAAGTGATTCTTTGGGCTGATGGTTCTCGCGCTTTTAACAGTGGTCGAGACGATATTACCTTTAATGCGATCGCCGCGTCCCCTGGTTATCAAAAAATCTTGGAAAAAGCTCAGAATATCGATAGTAATGAAGAAGCTGCTAACAATCCGGCGAAATCACCAGATAAGCAAAAAAACACGAAAAAACCAGAGGAAATTACTAGCTATCAAGCTATTAATAATGGGTTAAATCAAATTTTAGGCGCTTTTTCCAGTACCTATCAAAATCGCAACCAGCTTAAATCTTTACTACATCAACAACTTGATAATTTGCCATTAATTAGCGATCGCCGACCTCAAGAAAATAAATCAACTGACTCAGCTACTGAAAGTTCTGATGATGAAACTTCACTCCAATCAGTTGATTTTGATGGCTTCTTACCTTTATCTGTGCGCTTCAATCCGGCTCGATACTATCAAAAACATCCCAGAGTTACAGGTAATTATGACAATGACTACAAATCATTTCATATAGAAGGCAATCAAGATGCCGCCTTTCAAGAAGTTTTGAAGTTCACGCAGGCACAGCAAATTCCTCTCGTATTTATTAATATGCCACTCACCGCCGAATATTTAGATCCAATTCGCAAAAAATACGAGCAAGAATTTCAACAATATATGATTCGGTTAGCCACCAACCCTAATTTTATTTATCGAGATTTTAGCCAACTTTGGCCCAGAAAAAATGACTATTTCTCTGACCCCAGCCATCTTAACCGCTTTGGCGCTTACGAAGTCTCGAAAAAACTAGCGATCGACCCAGTGATTCCTTGGCCGACAAAGTAA
- the ppc gene encoding phosphoenolpyruvate carboxylase produces MSSLLYSVSHAANYYPASELFLRRRLQIVEELWENVLRQECGQKMVDLLRQLRDLCSPEGQATNDQASSAVKLIEQLNINEAIRAARAFALYFQLINIIEQEYEQKQQLTRYSEIDDQITTSSDTMSESTYSSNDKEDDAFVNKGIGSDLLAKSWVGKMHNKQKGTFATLFPYLYDLNVPPQQIQRLISQLDVRLVFTAHPTEIVRHTIRDKQRQVVNLLQQIDAIENRAGAYPWESGELREKLLEEIRLWWRTDELHQFKPTVLDEVDYALHYFQEVLFDGIPQLHKRFKYALGKTFDWLEPPRKNFCSFGSWVGSDRDGNPSVTPEITWKTACYQRKMVLERYIQSVKKLIELLSISMHWSDVLPDLLESLELDQSQLSDIYDALALRYRQEPYRLKLSYVLRRLENTRDRNLALYKRETPSNEDAPMYRSGAEFLTELRLIQRNLSETGLSCRELDNLICQVEIFDFNLTQLDIRQESTRHSDALNEILEYLQVLPQAYDDLTEEQRVAWLTSELQTRRPLIPAELPFSEKTNDIIETFRILRSLQQEFGVNICQTYIISMCRQVSDVLEVLLLAKEARLFDPAIAVGTIQVVPLFETVEDLQRSRSIMRQLFELPLYRALLAGGYENIQQRLSDAEANPHSTIAPDLQEVMLGYSDSNKDSGFLSSNWEIHKAQKSLQKIAEEYGVNLRIFHGRGGSVGRGGGPAYEAILAQPGHSINGRIKITEQGEVLASKYSLVDLALYNLETVTTAVIQASLLRTGFDDIEPWNEIMEELAVRSRQHYRALIYEQPDFIDFFNQVTPIEEISQLQISSRPARRPSGKKDLSSLRAIPWVFSWTQTRVLLPSWYGVGTALQEFLNEEPEEHLKLLRYFYMKWPFFKMVISKAEMTLAKVDIQMARHYVQELSNPEDKERFETVFEQIASEYYLTKDFVLKITGHTRLLDGDPVLQRSVQLRNGTIVPLGFIQVSLLKRLRQAKNTTATSGVIHSRYSKGELLRGALLTINGIAAGMRNTG; encoded by the coding sequence ATGAGTTCGCTTTTATACTCTGTGTCACACGCTGCGAATTATTACCCTGCGTCAGAATTATTTTTACGTCGTCGTCTCCAAATCGTTGAAGAATTATGGGAGAACGTCCTGCGGCAAGAATGCGGCCAGAAAATGGTAGATTTGTTGCGGCAGTTGCGAGATTTGTGTTCGCCAGAAGGTCAAGCCACCAACGACCAAGCATCCTCCGCCGTCAAATTGATTGAACAACTGAATATTAATGAAGCAATTCGGGCAGCACGGGCTTTTGCGCTTTATTTTCAGCTAATTAATATTATTGAGCAAGAATATGAGCAGAAGCAGCAACTCACACGCTACTCGGAAATAGACGATCAAATTACCACCAGTTCTGACACCATGTCAGAGAGTACTTATTCCTCCAACGATAAAGAAGATGATGCCTTTGTCAACAAAGGTATAGGTTCAGACTTGTTGGCTAAAAGTTGGGTGGGCAAAATGCACAATAAACAAAAAGGTACTTTTGCCACACTGTTTCCTTATTTATATGACTTGAATGTCCCACCCCAACAAATTCAGCGTTTAATTTCGCAGTTAGATGTGCGTTTGGTGTTCACCGCCCACCCCACAGAAATTGTCCGTCATACCATCCGCGATAAACAAAGACAAGTTGTGAATCTATTGCAACAAATAGACGCAATTGAAAATCGTGCTGGTGCATATCCTTGGGAGTCAGGGGAGTTACGCGAAAAGTTACTAGAAGAAATTCGCCTCTGGTGGCGTACCGATGAACTCCACCAGTTCAAACCCACAGTTCTAGATGAAGTAGATTACGCCCTGCACTACTTCCAAGAAGTTTTATTTGATGGTATTCCCCAACTGCATAAACGTTTTAAATATGCTTTGGGTAAAACTTTTGATTGGTTAGAACCGCCCCGCAAAAACTTTTGTTCCTTTGGTTCTTGGGTAGGTTCCGATAGAGATGGGAACCCCTCAGTTACGCCGGAAATTACCTGGAAGACAGCTTGCTATCAACGCAAAATGGTGCTGGAACGCTATATTCAATCAGTCAAAAAGCTGATTGAATTATTAAGCATCTCCATGCACTGGAGTGATGTTTTACCAGATTTGCTGGAATCGCTGGAATTAGACCAGTCGCAGTTAAGTGATATATATGATGCCCTGGCATTGCGTTATCGCCAAGAACCTTATCGTTTGAAGTTGTCTTATGTACTGAGACGGTTAGAAAATACCCGCGATCGCAATTTAGCATTATATAAACGGGAAACTCCCAGCAACGAAGATGCACCAATGTATCGTTCTGGGGCAGAGTTTTTAACAGAATTGCGGCTAATTCAGCGTAATTTGAGCGAAACTGGCTTAAGTTGTCGAGAATTGGATAATTTGATTTGTCAAGTAGAAATTTTTGACTTTAACTTGACACAGTTAGATATCCGCCAAGAATCAACCCGCCATTCTGATGCGTTAAATGAGATTTTAGAATATCTGCAAGTTCTACCCCAAGCTTATGATGACCTCACAGAAGAACAGCGTGTAGCTTGGTTAACTTCCGAATTGCAAACCCGCCGTCCGTTAATTCCGGCGGAATTGCCATTTTCCGAAAAAACCAACGATATCATTGAAACCTTCCGAATTTTGCGATCGCTGCAACAAGAGTTTGGTGTTAACATCTGCCAAACTTACATTATTAGTATGTGCCGTCAAGTCAGCGACGTACTGGAAGTTTTACTTTTAGCCAAAGAAGCAAGATTATTTGACCCAGCCATTGCCGTTGGCACAATTCAAGTTGTACCGTTATTTGAAACAGTAGAAGACTTACAGCGTTCGCGCAGCATTATGCGTCAGCTGTTTGAACTTCCCTTGTATCGGGCTTTGTTGGCTGGCGGCTACGAAAATATTCAGCAACGACTTTCTGATGCGGAAGCAAATCCCCATTCTACAATTGCACCCGACTTACAAGAAGTTATGTTGGGGTATTCCGACAGTAACAAAGACTCTGGCTTTTTAAGTAGTAACTGGGAAATTCACAAAGCTCAAAAGTCATTGCAGAAAATCGCTGAAGAATACGGTGTTAACTTGCGAATCTTCCACGGTCGTGGCGGTTCTGTAGGTAGAGGTGGCGGCCCTGCTTACGAGGCGATTTTAGCCCAGCCAGGTCACAGTATTAACGGGCGAATTAAAATTACCGAACAAGGGGAAGTCTTAGCTTCTAAATATTCCTTGGTGGACTTGGCGCTATACAACTTAGAAACCGTCACCACTGCGGTAATTCAAGCTAGTTTGCTGCGGACAGGGTTTGATGATATCGAACCTTGGAACGAAATTATGGAAGAACTAGCAGTGCGATCGCGGCAACATTATCGTGCTTTAATCTACGAACAACCAGATTTCATTGACTTTTTCAACCAAGTCACCCCCATTGAAGAAATAAGCCAACTGCAAATCAGTTCTCGTCCCGCACGTCGCCCTTCAGGAAAGAAAGATTTAAGTAGTTTACGGGCGATCCCTTGGGTATTTAGCTGGACACAAACTAGAGTTTTGCTACCTTCTTGGTATGGTGTCGGAACAGCTTTGCAAGAGTTCTTGAATGAAGAACCAGAAGAACACCTGAAATTACTGCGCTACTTTTATATGAAGTGGCCGTTCTTCAAAATGGTGATTTCCAAAGCGGAAATGACACTGGCGAAAGTCGATATCCAAATGGCGCGACACTACGTCCAGGAATTATCCAACCCAGAAGACAAAGAACGCTTCGAGACAGTCTTTGAGCAAATCGCCAGTGAATACTATCTCACAAAAGATTTCGTCCTGAAAATTACTGGTCACACTCGACTGTTAGATGGTGATCCTGTATTGCAGCGTTCAGTACAATTACGCAACGGGACAATTGTACCCCTCGGTTTCATCCAGGTTTCACTCCTTAAGCGCCTGCGCCAAGCGAAAAATACCACAGCTACCTCTGGTGTGATTCACTCTCGTTACAGCAAAGGCGAGTTACTGCGGGGCGCACTGTTAACCATTAATGGTATTGCTGCGGGAATGCGAAATACAGGCTGA
- a CDS encoding alpha-hydroxy acid oxidase gives MTDVSLPINLWEYEQLAKQHLSQMAFDYYSSGAWDEITLRDNRAAFERVKLRPRMLVDVSDRNLSTSILGQSLQLPLLIAPMAFQCLAHPQGELATALAAATAGVGMVLSTMATKNLEEVAAVGYKHNALQWFQLYIHKDRGLTRNLVERAYAAGYQALCVTVDAPILGRRERDVRNTFSLPPGLQLANITNISGLNIPQESAESGLFTYFAQQLNPAVTWHDLEWLQSLSPLPLVLKGILRADDAVRAVEHGAKAIVVSNHGGRQLDGAIASLDALAEIVAAVDNQAEVLVDGGIRRGTDILKALALGAKAVLIGRPVLWGLAVAGQVGVSHIISLLQDELSIAMALSGCTSIQDIDPSLVTFKH, from the coding sequence ATGACAGATGTCTCTTTGCCTATTAACCTCTGGGAATATGAACAATTAGCCAAACAGCATCTCTCGCAGATGGCTTTTGATTATTACAGTAGTGGTGCTTGGGATGAAATTACATTACGAGATAACCGTGCTGCTTTTGAAAGAGTAAAATTGCGTCCTCGGATGTTGGTAGATGTGAGCGATCGCAATTTAAGCACCTCTATTTTAGGACAATCTCTACAACTACCCTTGTTAATCGCACCAATGGCGTTTCAGTGTCTAGCTCATCCCCAGGGAGAATTAGCCACAGCCTTAGCCGCAGCTACCGCAGGCGTAGGTATGGTGTTGAGTACAATGGCTACCAAAAACCTAGAAGAAGTTGCTGCGGTAGGTTACAAACATAATGCTTTGCAATGGTTCCAACTGTATATCCATAAAGACCGGGGCTTAACACGAAATTTAGTAGAAAGAGCTTACGCCGCCGGGTATCAAGCCCTTTGTGTAACTGTGGATGCGCCAATTTTGGGACGACGAGAGCGAGATGTGCGGAACACCTTTAGCTTACCCCCTGGATTGCAATTAGCGAACATTACTAATATCTCAGGGTTGAATATTCCCCAAGAATCAGCAGAATCTGGGTTATTTACTTATTTTGCCCAGCAATTAAACCCGGCTGTAACTTGGCATGACTTGGAATGGTTACAGTCGTTATCGCCACTACCTTTAGTACTCAAAGGTATTTTACGCGCTGATGATGCTGTGCGAGCAGTTGAGCATGGAGCCAAAGCAATTGTAGTTTCTAATCATGGTGGCAGACAACTTGATGGTGCGATCGCCTCTTTAGATGCACTGGCGGAAATAGTTGCTGCTGTGGATAATCAAGCCGAAGTGCTAGTAGATGGTGGGATTCGTCGTGGTACAGACATTCTCAAAGCCTTGGCTTTAGGTGCAAAAGCAGTTCTTATCGGTCGCCCCGTACTCTGGGGATTAGCCGTAGCAGGACAAGTTGGTGTATCCCATATCATCTCCCTGCTACAAGATGAATTAAGTATAGCGATGGCTTTGAGTGGCTGCACATCCATACAAGATATTGACCCTAGTTTAGTGACTTTCAAACACTAA